A genomic region of Thermodesulfitimonas autotrophica contains the following coding sequences:
- the frr gene encoding ribosome recycling factor, whose product MKKAVEHLRKELLAVRTSRATPALLDKVMVNYYGTPTPVNQLATISVPEPRLLLVQPWDKSVLGEIERAIMKSDLGLNPMNDGTVIRLVLPQLTQERRQELVKVVRKKAEEGRVAVRNIRREINDDLKARQKEGGFSEDELKRLQGEVQKLTDKYIKEIDDLLAAKEKEIMEV is encoded by the coding sequence ATGAAAAAGGCGGTGGAGCACTTACGGAAAGAGTTGCTCGCCGTGCGGACGAGTCGGGCGACGCCTGCGCTCCTCGATAAGGTGATGGTTAACTATTACGGAACCCCGACTCCTGTGAACCAGCTGGCCACCATTAGTGTTCCCGAACCGCGGCTGCTGCTCGTCCAGCCCTGGGACAAATCGGTGCTCGGTGAAATCGAGCGGGCGATCATGAAATCCGACCTGGGACTTAACCCGATGAATGACGGGACGGTTATCCGCCTTGTCTTGCCGCAGCTTACCCAGGAGCGGCGCCAGGAATTGGTGAAGGTGGTGCGCAAAAAGGCCGAAGAAGGCAGGGTGGCGGTGCGGAATATCCGGCGCGAGATTAACGACGACCTCAAGGCCAGGCAGAAGGAGGGAGGCTTTTCGGAGGACGAGCTGAAAAGACTCCAGGGTGAGGTTCAGAAATTGACGGATAAATATATAAAAGAAAT
- the pyrH gene encoding UMP kinase translates to MLTPKYRRVVVKISGEALAGDQGYGIDPEMAAFVAREIKDVIQQFRVEVAVVVGGGNIWRGIAGSAKGMDRATADYMGMLATTINALALQDALEKAGVDTRVQTAIEMRAIAEPYIRRRAIRHLQKGRVVIFAAGTGSPYFSTDTTAALRAAEVEADAILMAKRGVDGVYDDDPEKNPQARKFESLTYIEMLNRGLGVMDATAASLCMDNNIPVIVFNVREKGNIRRAILGDRIGTYIGSDAACVNS, encoded by the coding sequence ATGCTTACCCCAAAGTACAGGCGGGTAGTGGTTAAGATCAGCGGTGAAGCACTCGCGGGTGACCAGGGATACGGGATTGACCCGGAAATGGCGGCCTTCGTGGCCCGGGAGATTAAGGATGTGATCCAGCAGTTTAGGGTTGAGGTAGCGGTGGTGGTTGGTGGCGGGAACATCTGGCGCGGCATCGCCGGGAGTGCGAAGGGGATGGACCGGGCGACGGCCGATTACATGGGGATGTTGGCCACCACCATCAATGCCCTGGCCTTACAGGATGCGCTTGAGAAGGCCGGGGTTGATACCCGGGTCCAGACGGCGATTGAGATGCGGGCGATCGCCGAGCCCTATATCAGGCGGCGGGCGATTCGCCACCTCCAGAAGGGGCGCGTGGTAATCTTCGCCGCGGGAACGGGTAGCCCCTATTTCTCCACGGATACGACGGCGGCACTGCGGGCGGCTGAGGTCGAGGCCGACGCTATCCTGATGGCGAAACGGGGTGTAGATGGTGTTTACGACGACGATCCGGAGAAGAACCCGCAGGCGCGGAAGTTCGAGTCCCTGACCTACATCGAAATGCTCAACCGCGGCCTCGGCGTGATGGACGCCACCGCCGCCTCGCTCTGCATGGATAACAACATCCCGGTTATTGTTTTCAACGTGCGGGAGAAAGGGAATATCCGGCGCGCGATCCTCGGCGACAGGATAGGAACTTACATAGGGAGTGATGCAGCGTGCGTGAACTCGTAA
- the tsf gene encoding translation elongation factor Ts, with protein sequence MEVPAKLVKELRERTGVGMMECKKALAETGGDIEKAIVLLRERGLAAAAKRAGRVAAEGMIAAYIHPGSRVGVLVEVNCETDFVAKTDDFKNFVHDVTLQIAASRPEYVSREDVPPEVIDREREILRAQARAEGKPEKVVEKMVEGRLEKFFKEACLLEQPFVKNPDITVKDLLNEVIVRTGENVVIRRFIRYELGEGVK encoded by the coding sequence GTGGAAGTTCCGGCGAAACTGGTAAAAGAGCTCCGCGAGCGGACCGGGGTCGGCATGATGGAGTGTAAGAAGGCGCTGGCCGAAACCGGGGGTGATATCGAGAAGGCGATTGTGTTGCTGCGCGAGAGAGGACTTGCCGCGGCGGCTAAGCGCGCCGGGCGGGTAGCGGCGGAAGGGATGATTGCCGCGTACATTCACCCGGGGAGCCGTGTGGGGGTACTCGTTGAGGTTAACTGCGAGACCGATTTTGTGGCGAAGACAGACGACTTTAAAAACTTTGTGCACGACGTGACGCTTCAGATTGCGGCGAGCCGTCCGGAGTACGTCTCCCGTGAGGATGTCCCGCCGGAAGTGATCGACCGAGAAAGGGAAATTCTCCGCGCCCAGGCGCGGGCCGAAGGCAAACCCGAAAAGGTAGTGGAGAAGATGGTGGAAGGCCGTCTGGAGAAGTTTTTCAAGGAGGCCTGCCTCCTTGAGCAGCCCTTCGTTAAGAATCCGGACATCACCGTAAAAGACCTGCTTAACGAGGTCATCGTCCGCACGGGGGAGAATGTGGTAATCAGGCGATTTATCCGGTACGAATTAGGTGAGGGCGTAAAGTAA
- the rpsB gene encoding 30S ribosomal protein S2: MAVVSMKQLLEAGVHFGHQTRRWNPKMAPYIFMDRNGIYIIDLQKTVKKIEEAYNFVKELAANGGTVLFVGTKKQAQQSIQEEAERCGMFYVNQRWLGGMLTNFQTIRRRVERLHELERLIESGQLELRTKKEAAELLREKEKLQKYLGGIKNMRRLPDALFVVDPRKERIAVAEARKLRIPVVAIVDTNCDPDLIDYVIPGNDDAIRAVRLITSKIADAVIEGREGVVAPPAEEPVAESEVAEGA; encoded by the coding sequence GTGGCGGTTGTTTCTATGAAGCAGTTGCTCGAGGCCGGGGTGCATTTTGGACACCAGACGCGGCGCTGGAACCCCAAGATGGCACCCTATATTTTTATGGACCGCAACGGCATTTACATCATCGACCTGCAGAAAACGGTTAAGAAGATCGAGGAAGCCTACAATTTCGTCAAGGAACTTGCGGCCAACGGCGGGACAGTTCTCTTTGTGGGCACGAAGAAGCAGGCGCAGCAGTCTATCCAGGAAGAGGCTGAGCGCTGCGGCATGTTCTACGTCAACCAGCGGTGGCTGGGCGGCATGCTCACAAACTTCCAGACGATCAGGAGGCGCGTCGAGCGGCTGCATGAACTCGAGCGACTTATTGAGAGCGGTCAGCTCGAGCTGCGGACCAAGAAAGAGGCGGCCGAGCTTCTGCGCGAGAAAGAGAAGCTGCAGAAGTACTTAGGCGGGATCAAGAACATGCGGCGGCTGCCAGATGCGCTTTTCGTGGTGGACCCGCGGAAGGAGCGGATTGCCGTAGCCGAGGCCCGCAAGTTACGGATCCCCGTCGTGGCGATTGTCGATACGAACTGCGATCCAGACCTCATCGATTACGTGATACCGGGGAACGACGACGCGATCCGGGCGGTTCGCCTCATTACGAGCAAAATAGCCGACGCGGTGATCGAAGGCCGCGAAGGGGTTGTTGCTCCGCCGGCAGAGGAGCCGGTGGCGGAAAGTGAAGTGGCCGAGGGGGCCTGA
- the codY gene encoding GTP-sensing pleiotropic transcriptional regulator CodY codes for METLLRKARVLNGILQKKSVQYVDFGAVAAVLSELIRANVYLVDDQGKILGYAFMAGFSCRVISGIIQDAGFPPKYNKALLEVTETKANFHPEANTCIFNPDTECSYLNLTVTVVPILGAGARLGTLVLAKFNRLFSTSDLILAEHGATVVGMEIFRSRMEKMAQEARKRAAVQVALGSLSYSELDAARHVFAELGGQEGFLVASKIADKAGITRSVIVNALRKFESAGVVETRSLGMKGTYIRILNDYLLDELQHYKHV; via the coding sequence GTGGAAACCCTTTTGCGAAAGGCGCGGGTTTTAAACGGCATTTTGCAAAAGAAATCGGTTCAGTATGTAGATTTTGGCGCGGTCGCTGCTGTTTTAAGCGAGCTGATCCGCGCCAACGTTTATTTGGTGGACGATCAGGGTAAGATTCTTGGATACGCCTTCATGGCCGGTTTTTCCTGTAGGGTCATCTCCGGCATCATCCAGGATGCCGGTTTCCCCCCGAAATATAACAAAGCCCTCCTTGAGGTCACAGAGACGAAGGCGAATTTTCACCCGGAGGCCAACACCTGCATCTTTAATCCCGATACGGAGTGCTCCTACCTTAACCTCACGGTGACCGTTGTGCCGATCTTAGGGGCAGGAGCACGCTTAGGAACGCTGGTGCTGGCAAAGTTTAACCGGCTCTTCAGTACCAGCGACTTGATTCTGGCCGAGCACGGGGCAACGGTCGTAGGGATGGAGATCTTCCGCTCGCGCATGGAGAAGATGGCGCAAGAGGCGCGGAAGCGGGCGGCCGTTCAGGTGGCCCTCGGAAGCCTTTCTTACTCGGAGCTTGACGCGGCCAGGCATGTCTTTGCGGAGCTCGGTGGTCAGGAAGGATTTTTGGTGGCGAGCAAGATTGCGGATAAGGCCGGTATTACGCGGTCGGTTATCGTGAACGCGCTGCGCAAATTTGAAAGCGCGGGCGTGGTTGAAACGCGCTCCCTGGGCATGAAGGGCACCTACATTCGCATCCTTAACGACTACCTCCTGGACGAACTTCAGCACTACAAACACGTTTGA
- the hslU gene encoding ATP-dependent protease ATPase subunit HslU — translation MEYLTPRQIVAELDRYIVGQDEAKKAVAVALRNRYRRSKLPPELRDEVMPKNILMIGPTGVGKTEIARRLARLVNAPFVKVEATKFTEIGYVGRDVEGMVRDLVETAVRMVKQEKFAAVEEKARELAAERIVEIMAPYPERNLRNPLELIFGTARAGGEDFQTEEKMRQVDYRRQVLRERLARGELENEYIEIEVEDRTVPFLEIFSGAGVEEMGINFQDLMGSVFPARKKKRRVTVQEARRILAQQEANKLIDMDEVTSEAITRAEEDGIIFIDEIDKIAGREGGTGPDVSRGGVQRDILPIVEGSTVHTKYGPVKTDHILFIAAGAFHTTKPSDLIPELQGRFPIRVELKALTREDFLQILTEPTNALIRQYVALLATEGVKLEFSKNSLGAIADIAYTINEQTENIGARRLHTVLEKLLEDISFQAPELQGQTVTIDEAYVTQKLGPIVAREDLSRYIL, via the coding sequence TTGGAGTATCTTACGCCGCGCCAGATTGTTGCCGAGCTTGACCGTTACATTGTAGGGCAGGACGAGGCTAAAAAGGCGGTGGCTGTCGCGCTACGGAACCGCTACCGCCGCAGTAAACTGCCGCCGGAGCTGCGGGACGAGGTGATGCCTAAGAACATCCTTATGATTGGCCCGACGGGTGTGGGAAAAACGGAGATTGCCCGGCGGCTGGCCCGGCTCGTCAACGCGCCCTTTGTCAAGGTCGAGGCCACGAAATTTACCGAAATCGGCTACGTCGGCCGGGACGTCGAAGGTATGGTCCGCGACCTGGTAGAAACGGCGGTCCGGATGGTCAAGCAGGAAAAGTTCGCTGCTGTAGAAGAGAAGGCCAGGGAACTTGCTGCCGAGCGCATTGTAGAGATCATGGCGCCCTACCCGGAGCGGAATTTGCGTAACCCGCTCGAGCTTATCTTTGGGACTGCGCGCGCGGGCGGTGAGGATTTTCAGACGGAAGAAAAGATGCGGCAGGTCGATTACCGGCGGCAGGTGCTCCGGGAGCGGCTGGCGCGGGGCGAGCTCGAGAACGAATACATCGAGATCGAGGTGGAGGACCGGACGGTTCCCTTCCTGGAGATTTTTTCGGGCGCCGGGGTGGAAGAGATGGGGATCAACTTCCAGGACCTGATGGGTAGTGTTTTCCCCGCCCGCAAGAAGAAACGGCGGGTTACCGTCCAGGAGGCGCGCCGCATCCTCGCCCAGCAAGAGGCTAACAAGCTCATTGACATGGATGAGGTGACGAGTGAAGCGATCACGCGCGCAGAGGAGGACGGCATCATTTTTATCGACGAGATAGATAAGATCGCCGGGCGTGAGGGCGGAACAGGCCCTGACGTTTCGCGGGGCGGCGTGCAGCGGGACATCTTGCCCATTGTCGAAGGCTCAACGGTCCATACCAAATACGGACCGGTGAAAACGGACCACATCCTCTTCATCGCCGCAGGGGCCTTTCACACTACTAAGCCGTCAGACCTGATTCCGGAGCTGCAGGGACGCTTTCCGATCCGGGTAGAGCTGAAGGCCCTTACGCGCGAAGACTTTCTGCAGATTTTGACGGAGCCGACCAACGCTTTGATCCGACAGTACGTGGCACTTTTAGCCACTGAAGGCGTGAAACTTGAATTTTCAAAAAATTCCCTTGGCGCCATCGCCGATATCGCTTATACTATTAATGAACAAACAGAAAATATTGGCGCGCGGCGTTTGCACACCGTTCTCGAGAAGCTTCTGGAAGATATTTCTTTTCAAGCGCCCGAGCTTCAGGGGCAGACAGTTACGATCGACGAGGCCTACGTGACGCAAAAGTTAGGACCGATCGTGGCCCGGGAGGACCTGAGCCGTTACATCCTGTAG
- the hslV gene encoding ATP-dependent protease subunit HslV encodes MLQGTTIVAVKRDGRVALAGDGQVTLGQNTIIKQGARKVRRLYNGKVLAGFAGSVADALALFDRFEGKLEEAQGNLLRAAVNLAKEWRTDKLLRRLEAVLVVADREHLLMVTGSGEVIEPDDGIVALGSGGPYALAAARALLYHTGYDAVTIAREALRITASICVYTNEQITVEEL; translated from the coding sequence ATGCTTCAGGGGACGACGATTGTGGCGGTAAAACGGGATGGCCGGGTGGCCCTGGCTGGCGACGGGCAGGTGACGCTTGGGCAGAACACCATCATCAAACAGGGGGCCCGCAAGGTCCGGCGCCTTTATAATGGAAAGGTGTTAGCGGGATTTGCGGGGAGCGTTGCGGACGCGCTCGCCCTCTTCGACCGTTTTGAGGGGAAGTTAGAAGAGGCGCAGGGTAACCTCTTACGGGCGGCGGTAAACTTAGCGAAGGAGTGGCGCACCGACAAACTGTTGCGCCGGTTAGAAGCGGTTCTTGTAGTAGCGGACCGCGAGCACCTGCTTATGGTCACGGGGAGCGGTGAAGTGATCGAGCCGGACGACGGCATCGTGGCGCTCGGTTCAGGAGGACCGTACGCCCTGGCGGCCGCCCGGGCGCTCTTGTACCATACGGGATACGATGCCGTAACGATTGCCCGGGAAGCGTTGCGGATAACGGCATCCATCTGTGTCTATACGAACGAGCAGATCACGGTGGAAGAACTTTAG
- the xerC gene encoding tyrosine recombinase XerC, with protein MYGYLDRFLIFLQTEKRASPRTVAEYQKDIFDGIDFFAAVLKVPDEELTPAAITPALVRRYLAHLNERGLARNSLLRKLAAWRSFFRFLVREGVVTGNPLAKIASPRRERRLPRVLFQAEAKRLVEAATQTSPLRLRDRAILEVLYGAGLRVSELVGLDVGDLDLGGACLRVLGKGAKERLVPVGSYAVRALRAYLQRGRPLLLGQRTGAVEHALFLNRSGRRLSARAVRNIIKTYAAQAGVEGRVSPHTLRHSFATHLLDGGADLRVVQELLGHARLSTTQVYTHLSKEKVKRVYEKTHPRA; from the coding sequence ATGTACGGGTACCTCGACCGTTTTCTGATCTTTCTCCAAACGGAGAAGCGGGCTTCGCCGCGAACGGTTGCGGAGTACCAGAAAGACATCTTCGACGGGATTGATTTTTTCGCGGCGGTGCTCAAGGTGCCGGATGAGGAACTGACGCCGGCGGCGATAACCCCGGCGCTGGTGCGCCGCTACCTTGCTCACCTGAATGAGCGGGGACTTGCCCGGAATTCACTTCTCCGCAAGCTTGCCGCCTGGCGGAGCTTCTTCCGGTTTCTGGTACGGGAGGGCGTGGTTACGGGCAACCCGTTAGCGAAAATTGCCTCGCCGCGGCGCGAACGGCGTCTCCCGCGCGTCCTCTTCCAGGCGGAGGCGAAGCGGCTGGTGGAGGCGGCGACGCAAACCTCACCGCTGCGCTTGCGAGACCGGGCAATCCTCGAGGTCCTCTACGGCGCGGGCTTGAGGGTTTCGGAGCTCGTGGGCCTAGATGTTGGGGATCTGGACTTAGGGGGTGCTTGCCTGCGGGTATTAGGCAAGGGCGCGAAGGAGCGCTTGGTTCCGGTGGGGAGCTACGCCGTGCGTGCCCTGCGGGCTTACCTGCAGCGCGGCCGGCCGCTGTTGCTCGGGCAACGCACCGGCGCCGTAGAGCACGCTCTTTTCCTTAACCGGTCGGGACGGCGCCTTTCCGCGCGAGCGGTCAGAAATATTATCAAGACTTACGCGGCGCAGGCGGGGGTGGAGGGACGGGTAAGCCCGCATACCCTACGCCACTCTTTCGCCACCCACCTGCTGGACGGCGGTGCCGACCTGCGGGTGGTACAGGAGTTGTTGGGACATGCCCGCCTTTCCACGACGCAGGTTTACACGCACCTGAGCAAAGAAAAAGTGAAGCGGGTTTACGAAAAGACGCACCCCAGGGCGTAA
- the trmFO gene encoding FADH(2)-oxidizing methylenetetrahydrofolate--tRNA-(uracil(54)-C(5))-methyltransferase TrmFO has product MKGVLIVGAGLAGSEAAWQVARRGVPVILYEMRPEKKTPAHHTGDFAELVCSNSLRAQALENAVGLLKEEMRRLDSLIMQAADATRVPAGGALAVDRQAFAGYITEALTREPLVTVRREEVTAIPDHTPAIIATGPLTSDALARAIRELTGEDYLYFYDAVAPIVTLESINMEKVFWASRYEKGEAAYLNCPMTEEEYERFYAALVTAERAPLKAFEQEVHFEGCMPVEAMAARGKETLLFGPLKPVGLIDPRTGKRPYAVVQLRQDNREGTLLNMVGFQTNLKWGEQQRVFRLIPGLENAEFVRYGVMHRNTYLNAPVLLAATLECKRRPGLFFAGQITGVEGYVESAAAGLIAGINAARLVQGREPVIFPPETAHGALTRYITTADPKNFQPMNVNYGLFPPLAEKIRDRKRRNLMLAERALRVLDAWRREVGL; this is encoded by the coding sequence ATGAAGGGCGTGCTGATTGTCGGTGCCGGCCTTGCGGGGTCCGAGGCGGCGTGGCAGGTTGCCCGCCGGGGGGTACCGGTTATCCTCTACGAGATGCGCCCAGAGAAAAAAACGCCTGCCCACCACACGGGCGATTTCGCCGAGTTAGTATGCTCTAATTCCCTGCGCGCGCAGGCGCTAGAGAACGCGGTAGGGCTCCTGAAAGAAGAGATGCGGCGGCTTGATTCGCTCATTATGCAGGCGGCAGACGCCACCCGGGTTCCCGCGGGAGGTGCGCTGGCGGTTGACCGCCAGGCCTTTGCAGGCTATATCACTGAGGCGCTCACCCGCGAGCCGCTGGTCACGGTCCGGCGCGAAGAGGTAACGGCGATTCCGGACCATACGCCGGCAATCATCGCTACGGGGCCGCTCACCTCTGACGCCCTCGCCCGGGCGATCCGGGAGCTGACGGGCGAGGATTACCTCTATTTTTACGATGCGGTCGCGCCGATCGTTACCCTCGAATCGATCAATATGGAAAAGGTCTTCTGGGCCTCCCGCTACGAGAAGGGCGAGGCGGCGTACCTCAACTGCCCGATGACGGAAGAGGAATACGAGCGGTTTTACGCAGCCCTGGTGACGGCCGAACGGGCACCGCTTAAGGCGTTTGAGCAGGAGGTCCATTTTGAGGGCTGTATGCCGGTGGAAGCGATGGCGGCGCGCGGGAAGGAGACCCTGCTTTTCGGCCCGTTGAAACCGGTAGGCCTCATCGACCCCCGCACCGGGAAACGGCCCTATGCGGTGGTGCAGCTCCGGCAGGATAACCGCGAGGGGACCCTTTTAAATATGGTGGGCTTTCAGACCAACCTCAAGTGGGGGGAGCAGCAGCGTGTCTTCCGGCTGATCCCGGGCCTGGAGAACGCGGAGTTTGTGCGCTACGGGGTCATGCACCGGAACACCTACCTCAACGCCCCGGTGCTGCTTGCGGCGACGCTGGAGTGTAAAAGAAGGCCGGGGCTCTTCTTTGCCGGACAGATTACGGGGGTAGAGGGTTATGTGGAGTCGGCAGCCGCAGGGTTGATCGCGGGAATTAACGCGGCACGCCTGGTTCAAGGGCGCGAACCGGTCATCTTCCCGCCAGAGACGGCCCACGGCGCCTTAACGCGTTACATCACCACCGCCGACCCGAAGAACTTCCAACCCATGAATGTGAACTACGGTCTTTTCCCGCCGCTTGCGGAAAAGATCAGGGACCGGAAGCGGCGGAACCTCATGTTAGCCGAACGGGCCCTCCGGGTGCTCGATGCGTGGCGGCGTGAAGTAGGTCTATGA
- the topA gene encoding type I DNA topoisomerase encodes MMKTLVIVESPAKARTLAKFLGKSYTVRASMGHVRDLPKSELGVDVERGFQPKYITIRGKGAMIRELKSARGHHDVVLLASDPDREGEAIAWHICQLLNIPPEAPCRIEFNEITLAAVTEALKKPRPINIHQVNAQQARRVLDRLVGYNLSPLLWRKVRRGLSAGRVQSVALRLICDREKEIEAFVPEEYWTLTARLQKEGYPPFEARLMKMGEEKVALRSEGDVQAVLAALQGQPFTVYRIGRQEKIKRPPLPFTTSTLQQEANKRFGFTPQRTMLIAQQLYEGIELGKEGPVGLVTYIRTDSVRVATAAAQEAAQYITARFGREYAGDGKERTVLPKGTRIQDAHEAIRPTAVAREPEAIKKYLTEEQFKLYGLIWERFVASEMAPAVFDVTRVDIGAGDYLFRATGAVLRFAGFLQLVGETPEEEELGVALPELVEGERLSLVELVPKQHWTQPPPRYTEASLVRALEENGVGRPSTYAPTIETIIKRGYVSRKGRVLHPTELGKTVVELLKAYFPGIIDIQFTAMMEEKLDAIEEGKADWVKLLEDFYEPFKEELRKADIEVERIKVTEEVSGEVCERCGRSMVVKQGRYGKFLACPGFPECRNTRPLRTGTGIPCPECGAELVLRHTKKGRPFYGCSRYPECAFTTWREPVKERCPQCNGLLVREKGRKQEFLVCLNKECGYKRPVERAGGGTGE; translated from the coding sequence ATAATGAAAACTCTCGTTATCGTGGAGTCACCGGCAAAGGCGAGGACGCTCGCCAAGTTCCTCGGCAAGTCCTATACGGTGCGGGCTTCGATGGGTCACGTGCGGGATTTGCCGAAGAGCGAGCTTGGTGTGGACGTGGAGAGGGGTTTTCAACCCAAGTACATCACGATCAGGGGCAAAGGAGCGATGATCCGGGAGCTCAAGAGCGCCCGCGGACATCACGACGTGGTCTTATTAGCTTCGGACCCCGACCGGGAGGGAGAGGCGATCGCCTGGCACATCTGCCAGCTCTTGAATATACCGCCTGAGGCTCCCTGCCGCATAGAGTTTAACGAGATCACATTAGCCGCGGTCACGGAGGCGCTTAAGAAACCGCGACCGATCAATATCCACCAGGTGAATGCGCAGCAGGCCCGGCGGGTGCTTGATAGACTGGTTGGTTATAACTTGAGCCCGCTCCTCTGGCGTAAGGTGCGGCGGGGCCTCTCTGCGGGCAGGGTGCAGTCGGTGGCGTTACGTCTCATCTGCGACCGGGAAAAAGAGATTGAGGCCTTCGTTCCGGAAGAGTACTGGACGCTGACCGCCCGCCTGCAGAAAGAAGGATATCCGCCTTTTGAGGCCCGGCTTATGAAGATGGGCGAAGAAAAGGTGGCGTTGCGTTCGGAAGGAGATGTGCAGGCGGTTCTTGCTGCTCTTCAGGGGCAGCCCTTCACCGTTTACCGGATCGGGCGTCAGGAGAAAATTAAGCGGCCACCGTTGCCCTTTACCACGAGTACGTTACAGCAGGAAGCCAACAAGCGCTTCGGCTTCACCCCCCAGCGGACGATGCTAATCGCGCAGCAGCTTTACGAGGGCATCGAGCTGGGGAAAGAAGGCCCGGTGGGCCTGGTAACGTATATCCGCACGGATTCGGTCCGGGTTGCCACTGCCGCCGCCCAGGAGGCGGCGCAGTACATAACGGCGCGGTTCGGCCGGGAATATGCGGGGGACGGCAAGGAGAGAACTGTGCTGCCGAAAGGAACCCGCATCCAGGACGCGCACGAGGCGATAAGGCCTACCGCCGTGGCGCGCGAACCAGAAGCGATAAAAAAGTACCTGACGGAGGAGCAGTTCAAACTTTACGGGCTGATCTGGGAAAGGTTTGTTGCCAGTGAGATGGCTCCCGCCGTTTTTGACGTAACGCGGGTGGATATCGGCGCGGGGGACTACCTTTTCCGGGCCACCGGCGCCGTGCTGCGTTTTGCGGGCTTTTTGCAGCTTGTGGGGGAGACTCCCGAAGAGGAAGAGTTAGGCGTTGCGCTTCCGGAGCTCGTAGAAGGGGAAAGGCTTTCGCTGGTCGAATTGGTACCCAAGCAGCACTGGACACAGCCACCGCCCCGCTATACGGAGGCTTCGCTTGTCAGGGCGCTTGAAGAGAATGGCGTTGGTCGCCCGAGCACTTACGCGCCAACGATCGAAACGATCATCAAGCGGGGTTACGTATCGCGTAAGGGCCGGGTTCTCCACCCCACCGAGCTGGGGAAAACGGTTGTCGAATTGCTAAAAGCCTACTTTCCGGGGATAATCGACATCCAGTTCACCGCGATGATGGAGGAAAAGCTTGACGCTATTGAGGAAGGCAAGGCGGACTGGGTGAAGTTGCTGGAAGATTTCTACGAGCCGTTCAAGGAAGAGCTGCGTAAGGCGGATATTGAAGTCGAGCGGATCAAGGTAACGGAAGAAGTCTCCGGGGAGGTCTGTGAGCGGTGCGGGCGGTCGATGGTGGTAAAGCAAGGCCGCTACGGTAAATTCCTGGCCTGTCCCGGTTTTCCGGAGTGCCGGAATACCCGCCCGCTCCGCACGGGGACAGGTATCCCTTGCCCCGAGTGTGGCGCGGAACTCGTGTTGCGCCACACCAAGAAGGGGCGGCCTTTTTACGGCTGCAGCCGCTACCCGGAGTGCGCTTTCACCACTTGGCGCGAACCGGTAAAAGAAAGGTGCCCCCAGTGCAACGGCCTGTTAGTGCGCGAAAAGGGGCGCAAACAAGAGTTTCTGGTATGTTTGAATAAGGAGTGCGGTTACAAACGACCGGTTGAGCGGGCCGGAGGAGGAACGGGAGAATGA